One genomic segment of Theobroma cacao cultivar B97-61/B2 chromosome 6, Criollo_cocoa_genome_V2, whole genome shotgun sequence includes these proteins:
- the LOC18596401 gene encoding uncharacterized protein LOC18596401, with translation MEHELLYPEQMDYQYLTDLQLFKPPATIKVKILRIWKSTTPDNSENLLSLDFLIADAKDHCTHHPVQQQEYTLIHKFQKLMNSNTVGLRFCAGKFWCPIHDEKTPVLTMILELTIEDLIGKIQLLAFGQQAEKLIGATIDSTADTSATYKGTSSLNEQPTSSKPALPPIQQIQSEIPPSPTNAQVANELFPEESPGKKMKIE, from the exons ATGGAGCATGAACTGTTATATCCG GAACAAATGGATTATCAATATCTGACTGATTTGCAATTGTTCAAACCCCCAGCAACAATCAAAGTCAAGATTCTTAGGATTTGGAAATCTACAACTCCTGACAATTCAGAAAATCTACTAAGTCTTGACTTCCTAATTGCTGATGCCAAG GATCATTGTACGCATCATCCTGTTCAGCAACAAGAGTATACATTGATCCATAAATTTCAGAAATTGATGAACTCAAACACAG TAGGTTTACGATTCTGTGCTGGCAAGTTTTGGTGTCCAATCCATGATGAAAAAACACCAGTCTTAAC AATGATTCTGGAACTAACAATTGAAGATCTCATTGGAAAAATTCAATTGCTTGCTTTTGGTCAGCAAGCTGAAAAATTAATTGGTGCTACCATCG ATTCTACAGCAGACACATCCGCAACTTACAAGGGAACAAGCTCACTAAATGAACAACCTACATCTTCCAAACCAGCACTACCACCAATCCAACAGATCCAATCAGAAATACCACCATCACCAACAAACGCACAGGTAGCAAATGAATTATTTCCAGAAGAGTCTCCAGGAAAGAAGATGAAAATCGAATAA